The stretch of DNA ACCGATACTGAGATACTTATTGAAGGGCATACTGATAATGTAGGACCTGATAAATACAACTGGAAATTAAGTACCGAACGAGCATTATCAGTAGTAAATATTTTATCTGAAAAAACAAGCATTAAAGCCGACAGAATAACTGCATCAGGCAGAGGAATGCACAAGCCCGTTGCAGATAATGAAACTGATACCGGAAAACAAAAAAACCGGCGTATTGAAATAATCCTTGCTCCTAAATTGGACTCTTTGTATGAAATGATGAATGAGTAAGAAACAAATGAGGCTGCCTAAAAAGACTAAGACCTTTGCCGTCTGTGCGAGAAATTGAACTTTTAGACAGCCTCATTACTGAAAGTTTTGTTAAACCTTATTTTACAAAATAACAACTATTGTATCTTTACTCTTAAATCATCATCAGACATATTATTTAGGTTTGTTTCTACAAGCGTCATTTTGTCAAGTAAAATGTTGGAAATTTCTTTTAACTGAACAACCATAATGTTCATTTCCTTTTGTTTTCGAGCCTTAGCTTTTGCTGAATTGAAAAATAATCCGACTTTGTCAGGAGACAAATATTTTTGATAAATTTGTATATACAATTTATGTAAATTTTCATGTATAGGCTCAATTTCACGAAATTCAGGCATAAAACTTAAAAAATGCCCTGTGCTGTAATACCATTTCCCGAAAGTGCAATCAGTATATAACTGCGGTAATTTTTCTGCCCCCGATTCAATACCCATTGCTAATGCTTGTGCATAAGCATGCCACTTAACATGTGCTGTGCGTGCGTCAGTTAACGCATCTAAAAAATCTTTTTTAGTCATTTGTTTAATTAATTTAAGATTAGAGATTAAATATTTTCATTTTTTTGTGTATTTCACAAGTATAACCGTGACACATCTCAACCTATTGGTTGATTTATATCATGTTTAATGAGTGTTTTACAAATGTAACTAAAGAATTATAATCTTCAGAATGTTCTAAAACACCTGAAAAAAGGAGTGTTCTCTAAAAAGCATACTATGTTATAATCATTCTTTTAAAAACAATTAAAAAAATGCAGATAAGATATAAAAATATTATTGTTAAGGAAGTTTGTTATGAGGTTTGAAAATACAATAAAATATGACATTTTATTATATTAAGCATGGCACCGCTATGGTTAATGTGAAAAATGTAACGAAGTATTTATATTTTGAAGTAGTTTCATACCGTAATAGAATTTCTAATGCATATTCTGGGTTAAAAGTAAAGCCAAGTTTTATTCCCAATAAAAAAAGCGATTTGAAAATTTACAAACCGCTTTTAAGAAAAACAATATTATATGTTATGAAGCACTATCATCTTTAAATTGAATTACTAAATTCGAAACTAATACAGGGTTATAAGGTGTTAAGTTTTGCATTGATGCTTCGGCTGCATCATAAGCTGTTGAAGGCGAGGTTCCTGCCGCAACAAATCCGCTTGCGTTAAAATAACCCGGTGCTTGTGTGTTGAAAATATAGTCTGAAATTTCAGCATCGGTATATCCTGCTCCCATTAATTCATTGTAGAACACATTATATATTGAATAGGTTTCAAGTAATACTGTTCTTGAAGTTTCGTCAAGATTGCTTGGCGGCAATCCAACTTCTGCAACAGCTCTGTCATTACTTTCGTCACCGGCAGCAGCAAAAGCCCAGTTGAAACCTACTGTATTTTCATCAAAGAAGCTTGCATTAGGGTGGTTTGAGTTTCCGAATACATCAACAATATCACCTTTTTTACCTACAAACATTTTCATTGTTTCCATTGCATACTTATTGTCACCAATTGTATCTGCCGGCAATACTAAACCTGTAATATAAACTTTCATTTCAGCATCATAATCAGAAGATGCTTCGCTGTAATCTACTCTGTACATTGTATTTGCATCATTCCAAGTGTCAGGCGAGTTTCTGTCTAAATCATAAGGATTTATTATTGAAACACCTTTAACCGGGCTGTTATTCCAAAAAACTTGCATACCTGTACCTCCGTCTTCATCTGTCAAGGTTAATTGATATTCCCAAACTTGTCCTTCAAATTCAGAATTTTCAATTATTACAACGCTTTTTGTTCTTCCGTCATCATCACTTTGAAAAGAGAAAGACATTGCTTGATCTAAATCATATTCTCTTATTGCAGACATTATTGCCTGAACAATATCAGCAGCACCCTCTCCTACTGCAATAAACGTTGTTAAATTTCCGTAAATATCACTTCCGTTAAGAATACCGTTTTTATCTGATTTTACAGTACTGTTACTGATGGAACCGGGGACATCTACTTTAAATTTTGCAGGAATAATATCTGCTGCGATTTCATTTTTATCTTTACAACTTGTAAATAAAACAGCTGTTGCAAAAATTACCATAAGAATTAAACTAATCTTTTTCATCATTTTTAATTTAAGTTAATATATAATTTTAATTAGTTGTTGCGATTTTAAATTCGCTTTCGGTAGTAATACACACTAAATAATTTTTACCCTGAAAAAAAAGATAATTATTTTTATTTTTTTTGTGTTCTTAAATTAAAATGCTTTGAATTACCGTGTTCTCCGTAGGCAATTGAACAACCGTGACGGTTTTTATATTGCTCAATATGATTTGTAAGTTTGTAGGCAAGCAACGAATTAGGTTTATTATTGTATAAATTATAATTTGCAATATAATTTGTAGGTGTGAGGTTGGGCATTAATACATTTGCTGCAATATTTAAGGCTTCGATACGTCCGAAATCGGATATTGCATCCAATGCAGTTGTTGATGCAATGTTAATATCTTTCATAATTATTCTTAACAGTGCAAACATTATCATAGATAAATTATATCGTCCATTTTTGCTGAGCAGAAGTTCTTTTTTTTGATATAACGGCGTGTCGGTATGTTCTACATAGGGTCCCATTCCTACCATATCAACATTAATGTTTTTTAGAAATAATAAATCATCGGCTAAATCTTCAATGCTTTGCTCGGGTAAACCGATCATTATTCCGGAACCGACTTGATATCCGATTTCTTTCAAATTCTGTAAAGCTTGTATTCGTTTTTCATAATTATGTTTGATATCGTTCGGATGAATATTGTTGTAAATATTTTTATTTGAACTTTCTATTCTCAACAAATACCGATGAGCACCGGCTTCAAACCATCTTTTATATGTTTCTTTTGTTTGTTCTCCGCAAGATAAAGTTACTTTTAGGGAATTATCGGTTAATTGATGAATTTCTTTTAATAAATTTGAAATTTTCTGAACAAAGTATTTATTACTTATTTCGCCTGACTGTAATACAATTGAAGCATAATTATTTTTGAAAGCATAATCTGCACATTGCAAAACATCTTCGTCTTTTACAACATAACGCTTCACTTTTTTATTATTATATCTAATGCCGCAATACAGGCAATTTTTTTTGCAATTATTTGAATATTCAATTAAACCTCTTAGATATATTTTATTCCCGACATATTTTTTCTTTACCTCTCTTGCTTTTTCGAAAATTAATTGACGTTCGTCTTTATTGTATTGTGACAATAAAAAAATTAAATCGCCTTTGGATAATTCTTTCTTTTTTAATGTTTTTTTTATGTCAATCATTAAATATTTCTTTAAAAGGTGCAGTTGTTCGTTCGAAGATGCCGTTTAGCCAGGCAATCGTCATTCCGTAATTTGTAACGGGTATTTGTTTGTCAACAGCAGGTTTTAAACGGTTCGTAAGTTGTTTTTTTGTAACCATGCATCCGCCACATTGAATTATTAAGGAGTAATCTTCAATATCTCGTTCAACTTTATTCAACCCGGATACGACATCAAAATTAATATTTTTATTGGTATGTTTTTTTATCCAGTTCGGAATTTTATATCTTCCTATATCATCACAGTTTACCTGATGTGTGCAAGATTCTAACATCAAAACTCTGTCGTTATCTTTTAAGGTGTCAAGCTTTTGTGTTCCTTTTAAATAAGCTTCAAAATTTCCTTTGAAATATGCAAATAACACACTGAACCCGGTTAACATAATATTTTCAGGGACAACTGACTTTACATAACTGAATGCTTGGCTGTCTGTTATAACAATTTTTGGTTTAATTGAACAGGTATTCAAATAATGTTCAAGTTGGGTTTCTTTTAAAACAATGTTAACACAATCATTATCCAGCACGTCTCTTATTGCCATAACTTGCGGCAAAATCATTCGACCCTCGGGAGCCTCATTGTCAATGGGAGTAACTAAAAGTACGTGTTCATTTTTTTTGATAACATGTCCTAAAAGTGATTTTTTTCGGAAAATTGTTCTGGGAATGGTCTCTTTCATTCTTTCAATTATCATCTGTGTATTAGCGCTTCCTTTTGAACTAAAAGACAACACATCCTTTTTTGCATATTTTTTAATTTTTTGACTGCAATTGTCCGAAATAGCTTCAATGTCTGATTTATTATAAATTATAAAATACGGTACATTCCAATTTTCAAGCTCAAGAATTAAATTTTCCTCAAATTTATCGAAATTATTATTTGAAATCATCAGAACGGCTAAATCTATAATTTTCAGCACTTCTTTGGTTTTTTTTACTCTTTTTTCTCCTATTTCTCCTATATCATCAATTCCGGCAGTATCAATTACAACAGCAGGGCCTATTCCGAAAATTTCAATTGATTTTTTTACGGGATCGGTGGTTGTTCCCGGAATTTCTGAAACAATGGCAACATTTTGTCCTGTCAACAAATTGATAAGTGTGCTTTTTCCGGTATTTCTTCTTCCGAAAATACCGATATGCGGTTTTGAATCGTTACCTTTTTTCATTATCGTTTTCTTTTTTTAGAAATATAAATCTCGTTCTCCGGACTTAATTCTTTCAATTCTTTTTTTAAGTTCTTTCTCAAGTTTTTCTTCCTTTAAACCGGAAATATTTTTCTCAATTAACTTCCAAGCCTTTATTGAGCTGTTTTTATCGGCATAATCTACAATATATTCTGAAAGGGTCAGTATTGCATTAGGAGTGCAAAATCGTTTTATAAAACCGGGAACGGAGAATTCCATGAAATGTTCGCCCGTTCTTCCTTTTCGGTAGCAAGCTGTACAAAATGACGGCATATAATTGTTTTCAATTAGCTCATCAATAACTTCATTTAACGAACGACTATCATTAATTAAAAACTGTTCTTTAGTTAGATCTTGTCTTTTATTTTCTTCATTTGAATATGCTCCAAGTTCTATTTTTGTTCCTGCATCAACTTGAGAGCAACCGTATTGTAGCACTTCCCTTCTGATTTCTGCAGGCTCTCTTGCCGTTAAAATAAGTCCTGTGTACGGTACAGCTAATCTGAGAATTGCAACTAACTTTGTAAAATCTTCATCATTTACTTTGTATTTTTCAGAGATGTCATATTTTGAAGCGTCTTGCAACCTCGGAAACGAAATTGTATGCGGACCGACATTGTAACATGCCTCCAAATGATTTGTATGCCTTACCAAACTCAATACTTCAAAACGCCAATCATAAAGTCCGAATAATGCACCTATTCCTACATCATCTAATCCAGCCTCTTGTGCCTTGTCAAGAGCAATTAGCCTGTTTTCATAATCAGCTTTTTTTCCTGAGATGTGATATTTTTTATAAGTTTCTCGGTGATAAGTTTCTTGAAAAACTTGAAAAGTTCCTATTCCGACTTTTAATACAGTTTTATACCCTTCAATTTCCATAGGTGCAGCATTTATATTAACACGCCTTATGGTGCTGTTTCCGGATTTTACATTATATACTGTCTTTACTGTATCGGCAATATATTCGGCACTATATGTTCTGTGTTCACCGTAAACAAGAATTAATCGTTTCTGACCATTATCCAAAAGAAACTTCACATTATCCTCTAACTCTTTCTTATTGAGGGTTTTTCGAACTGCATTTACATTTGAGCTTTGAAATCCGCAGTATTTACAATTATTGGAACATAAATTCCCGATGTAAAGCGGGGCAAATAGAACTATTCGATTGCCGTAAACATTTTCTTTTAGTTCTGCAGCAGCTTTTTTAATCATACTGATCATTTCAGCATTATCAGT from Bacteroidales bacterium encodes:
- a CDS encoding CZB domain-containing protein, whose protein sequence is MTKKDFLDALTDARTAHVKWHAYAQALAMGIESGAEKLPQLYTDCTFGKWYYSTGHFLSFMPEFREIEPIHENLHKLYIQIYQKYLSPDKVGLFFNSAKAKARKQKEMNIMVVQLKEISNILLDKMTLVETNLNNMSDDDLRVKIQ
- the hydE gene encoding [FeFe] hydrogenase H-cluster radical SAM maturase HydE; this translates as MIDIKKTLKKKELSKGDLIFLLSQYNKDERQLIFEKAREVKKKYVGNKIYLRGLIEYSNNCKKNCLYCGIRYNNKKVKRYVVKDEDVLQCADYAFKNNYASIVLQSGEISNKYFVQKISNLLKEIHQLTDNSLKVTLSCGEQTKETYKRWFEAGAHRYLLRIESSNKNIYNNIHPNDIKHNYEKRIQALQNLKEIGYQVGSGIMIGLPEQSIEDLADDLLFLKNINVDMVGMGPYVEHTDTPLYQKKELLLSKNGRYNLSMIMFALLRIIMKDINIASTTALDAISDFGRIEALNIAANVLMPNLTPTNYIANYNLYNNKPNSLLAYKLTNHIEQYKNRHGCSIAYGEHGNSKHFNLRTQKK
- the hydF gene encoding [FeFe] hydrogenase H-cluster maturation GTPase HydF; translation: MKKGNDSKPHIGIFGRRNTGKSTLINLLTGQNVAIVSEIPGTTTDPVKKSIEIFGIGPAVVIDTAGIDDIGEIGEKRVKKTKEVLKIIDLAVLMISNNNFDKFEENLILELENWNVPYFIIYNKSDIEAISDNCSQKIKKYAKKDVLSFSSKGSANTQMIIERMKETIPRTIFRKKSLLGHVIKKNEHVLLVTPIDNEAPEGRMILPQVMAIRDVLDNDCVNIVLKETQLEHYLNTCSIKPKIVITDSQAFSYVKSVVPENIMLTGFSVLFAYFKGNFEAYLKGTQKLDTLKDNDRVLMLESCTHQVNCDDIGRYKIPNWIKKHTNKNINFDVVSGLNKVERDIEDYSLIIQCGGCMVTKKQLTNRLKPAVDKQIPVTNYGMTIAWLNGIFERTTAPFKEIFND
- the hydG gene encoding [FeFe] hydrogenase H-cluster radical SAM maturase HydG, which translates into the protein MKFTPETYNIKDVAMTPYIDSEEIWDYINNTIVSKKKLENVIKKSLSKKRLNLEDVAVLVNTDNAEMISMIKKAAAELKENVYGNRIVLFAPLYIGNLCSNNCKYCGFQSSNVNAVRKTLNKKELEDNVKFLLDNGQKRLILVYGEHRTYSAEYIADTVKTVYNVKSGNSTIRRVNINAAPMEIEGYKTVLKVGIGTFQVFQETYHRETYKKYHISGKKADYENRLIALDKAQEAGLDDVGIGALFGLYDWRFEVLSLVRHTNHLEACYNVGPHTISFPRLQDASKYDISEKYKVNDEDFTKLVAILRLAVPYTGLILTAREPAEIRREVLQYGCSQVDAGTKIELGAYSNEENKRQDLTKEQFLINDSRSLNEVIDELIENNYMPSFCTACYRKGRTGEHFMEFSVPGFIKRFCTPNAILTLSEYIVDYADKNSSIKAWKLIEKNISGLKEEKLEKELKKRIERIKSGERDLYF